One part of the Phragmites australis chromosome 3, lpPhrAust1.1, whole genome shotgun sequence genome encodes these proteins:
- the LOC133913853 gene encoding uncharacterized protein LOC133913853, with product MESATGTTRLLAALLCCVLLATAPLPAQGNCRDECVAAGCNGSWGFICQLSCTSACMGQIGISTLSVASPENNSAAAQEGGAVSVLRGLKPADDGPKN from the exons atggagTCGGCGACGGGAACGACGAGGTTGTTGGCAGCGTTGCTATGCTGCGTGCTGCTGGCGACGGCTCCGCTGCCGGCGCAGGGCAACTGCCGCGACGAGTGCGTCGCCGCAGGCTGCAACGGCAGCTGGGGCTTCATCTGCCAACTCTCCTGCACCAGCGCATGCATGGGACAAATCG GAATTTCAACCCTGAGTGTGGCATCACCAGAAAATAACTCAGCGGCAGCACAAGAGGGAGGAGCAGTGTCTGTACTCCGGGGGCTCAAACCTGCTGACGATGGACCCAAAAACTAA
- the LOC133913854 gene encoding COP1-interacting protein 7-like, whose product MRPDTRLESAVFQLTPTRTRCDLVVVTDGRKEKIASGLLNPFIAHLKVAQEQIAKGGYSITLEPHPEIDAPWFTRGTVERFVRFVSTPEVLERVKTTESEILQIDDAIAVQGNDNHSLRSVEDHNGKSVDCLEGSKMSYDPDADKTLVPYKPSTQPTPPVQNHNATQEENSKVQLLRVLETRKTVLRKEQAMAFARAVAAGFDIDNLVYLITFAEHFGASRLMKACTQFIELWKQKHETGQWIEVEPEAISARSEFPPFNAAGIMFMGDNMKQMETMSVSNGDANGEDASKADQRTSQHSGAPHEYFHGPYQSAYPPWAMHPPYSYYPGMNPYYPPPYPPMDDPRYHHSETRISRKHSSDSKDSETLYDESDQSSSEKETSHGGRSCKKGKKAGKKKPSVFVIQNVNVTSKKHVLSESESQTGSDVASEDSDDSYTKSRTKKNRSSSSKKREASQIILESADKYNADEMSYVQDGDQGNWNAFQTFLLRSDEKMRDNDADLFASEKEPPPARRKESRSIDDPIILAERDSADAIERNTIGFNSANGRIRPRQMLSGDELMMSGEGRSFADDDIKEIEAGTGGYRRGTNDDFMVYGQEKPMDRGMSLDPLAEVQYKSNTLVEKNAHSVVDESFMIPLRSTSEDNLGPESRTAIDIDVELPPTNQKKSDAKAGGQLFYEPDELMPERRYEDVSCGYDPAMDYDGQMQIQPVTMVEDAHVEDASLSIEDEVKKPEKDKRLRSSQESLDKRRKDASARRLSSSKGPLTDAQKRAQNLRAYKADLQKAKKEQEEEQIKRLERLKLEREKRIAARSSTSNTISAPQQAKVKPFHKISPSTYKSSKFSDTEPTSSSPLRKIPAKTTTGTDSRKTAKASKLSDNTNAVSNSTSSLTEMKKEKSGRTKSSSERLKKLAEPKANASTDHFSSSKSSSADHSRRRSMPQDTQTKKISAIMQLDQSKSVTLPALKVKSPQAPALVMKNAIAAKEAKMGAITAKSPPTPEIAGGKKTNSNISRINDSDDSVVVEKTVVMLENEVVLTPPIILHSGIIAEKETSRDDRMEKPNLELEYTAIRAPSPVILPEAENLAIKGPDDQVNSYEAVTECRKDGLERPTLATVDKPYQAPFARVTSLENASANSPAYPQQLPVQESESLVHEETIKAPVPEPVYTVSVEESHEVNEKPQNKEPKGFRKLLKFGRKSYTSALTEGAMHADASSMDEATAGDGSMLKNLISQDDPGASSKASRSFSLLSSFRSKHKVIVL is encoded by the exons ATGAGGCCGGACACGCGGCTTGAATCGGCGGTGTTCCAGCTCACCCCCACCCGCACCAG GTGTGATTTAGTTGTGGTAACAGATGGACGGAAGGAGAAGATAGCCTCCGGTTTGCTGAACCCATTCATCGCACATCTGAAGGTTGCACAAGAACAGATTGCCAAGGGAGGCTATTCGATCACGCTTGAGCCACATCCAGAGATTGATGCACCATGGTTTACAAGGGGCACGGTGGAGAG GTTTGTTCGTTTTGTGAGTACTCCAGAGGTCCTGGAGAGGGTGAAGACAACAGAGTCTGAGATACTGCAGATTGACGATGCCATTGCTGTCCAGGGCAATGATAATCATAGCTTGAGATCT GTGGAAGACCATAATGGGAAATCAGTGGACTGTTTGGAAG GTAGCAAGATGAGTTATGATCCTGATGCAGATAAGACACTTGTTCCGTATAAG CCTAGCACGCAGCCAACTCCACCAGTGCAGAATCACAATGCAACACAGGAGGAGAATTCAAA AGTTCAACTGCTCAGAGTTCTGGAGACTCGAAAGACAGTCTTACGCAAAGAGCAGGCTATGGCCTTTGCACGTGCTGTAGCAGCGGGGTTTGATATTGACAACTTGGTGTACTTGATCACATTTGCGGAGCATTTTGGTGCTTCACGCTTGAT GAAGGCATGCACACAATTCATTGAGTTGTGGAAGCAGAAGCATGAAACTGGACAATGGATTGAAGTTGAACCTGAAGCAATATCTGCGCGCTCTGAATTTCCTCCCTTTAATGCTGCTGGCATTATGTTTATGGGAGACAACATGAAGCAAATGGAAACAATGTCTGTTTCCAATGGAGATGCAAACGGCGAAGATGCTTCTAAAGCTG ATCAGAGGACATCTCAGCACTCAGGAGCTCCCCATGAGTACTTCCACGGTCCATATCAGTCAGCATACCCACCATGGGCAATGCATCCACCTTACTCTTACTATCCTGGGATGAACCCATATTACCCTCCTCCCTATCCCCCAATGGATGATCCCAGGTACCACCACTCAGAAACGAGAATTTCAAGGAAACactcctcagatagtaaggaCTCGGAAACTTTGTATGACGAAAGTGACCAGAGCAGTTCAGAGAAGGAGACTTCTCATGGTGGCAGGTCCTGTAAAAAGGGTAAAAAGGCGGGCAAGAAGAAGCCCAGTGTTTTTGTCATACAGAATGTAAATGTAACATCAAAAAAGCATGTATTATCAGAGAGCGAGTCACAAACAGGCTCTGATGTAGCATCTGAGGACAGCGATGATTCATACACTAAATCCAGAACAAAAAAGAACAGGAGCTCAAGTTCAAAGAAAAGAGAGGCAAGCCAAATCATTCTTGAGTCTGCAGATAAATATAACGCGGATGAAATGTCTTATGTGCAAGATGGAGACCAAGGGAATTGGAATGCCTTCCAAACTTTCCTACTAAGATCTGATGAGAAGATGAGAGATAATGACGCTGATCTATTTGCCAGTGAAAAAGAACCACCCCCAGCAAGGAGGAAGGAGAGCAGAAGCATTGACGATCCTATTATTTTGGCAGAGCGAGATTCTGCTGATGCCATTGAACGGAATACAATAGGTTTCAATTCAGCGAATGGAAGAATTAGGCCCCGGCAGATGCTGTCCGGTGATGAACTTATGATGTCTGGGGAAGGTAGGAGCTTTGCGGATGATGACATAAAGGAGATCGAAGCTGGAACTGGGGGATACAGGAGAGGAACAAATGATGATTTCATGGTTTATGGACAGGAAAAGCCAATGGACAGAGGGATGTCTTTGGACCCTCTTGCAGAAGTACAGTACAAAAGCAACACACTGGTGGAAAAAAATGCGCACAGTGTGGTGGATGAGTCCTTTATGATACCTCTTAGGTCCACCTCAGAGGATAATCTTGGTCCGGAAAGTCGTACTGCGATTGACATAGATGTTGAACTTCCTCCAACCAATCAGAAAAAATCAGATGCTAAGGCTGGAGGTCAGCTTTTCTATGAGCCAGATGAGTTGATGCCAGAGCGTAGATATGAAGATGTTTCATGTGGATATGATCCGGCAATGGATTATGATGGTCAGATGCAAATTCAACCTGTCACCATGGTTGAAGATGCGCATGTAGAGGATGCATCTTTGAGCATTGAGGATGAAGTAAAGAAGCCAGAGAAAGATAAGAGGCTAAGAAGTTCACAGGAGAGTTTGgataaaagaagaaaagatgcttCAGCGAGGAGACTGTCATCATCGAAAGGGCCACTGACTGATGCACAGAAACGTGCACAAAACTTGCGAGCGTACAAAGCGGACCTTCAAAAGGCAAAGAAAGAGCAG GAAGAGGAACAGATCAAACGGCTAGAAAGGCTTAagctagagagagaaaagaggatTGCTGCAAGAAGTAGCACTTCTAATACAATATCAGCGCCTCAGCAGGCTAAAGTGAAACCTTTTCATAAGATTTCCCCCAGTACCTACAAGAGTTCAAAGTTCAGCGACACAGAGCCGACATCCTCTTCACCTCTACGAAAAATTCCTGCCAAAACTACCACAGGGACTGATTCCCGAAAAACAGCAAAAGCTAGCAAACTATCTGATAATACAAATGCAGTTAGTAACTCAACCTCATCGTTGACTGAgatgaagaaagagaaaagtgGGAGAACCAAATCATCCAGTGAGCGATTGAAAAAACTTGCTGAACCTAAAGCCAATGCTTCGACCGACCATTTTTCGAGTTCCAAGTCATCAAGCGCGGACCACTCACGGAGAAGAAGCATGCCACAAGATACCCAGACAAAGAAAATTTCAGCTATAATGCAGCTCGACCAGAGCAAATCGGTAACTCTACCAGCACTGAAAGTCAAATCCCCACAAGCTCCAGCTCTTGTTATGAAAAATGCAATAGCTGCAAAAGAAGCAAAAATGGGTGCAATTACAGCTAAATCACCTCCTACTCCAGAAATTGCTGGTGGAAAAAAAACCAACAGTAACATCTCAAGGATAAACGACAGCGATGACAGTGTGGTGGTTGAGAAAACTGTTGTGATGCTTGAAAATGAGGTGGTTTTAACACCTCCGATCATTCTACATTCTGGAATAATTGCAGAGAAGGAAACTTCTCGTGATGACAGAATGGAGAAGCCCAATCTGGAGTTGGAGTATACTGCCATCAGGGCACCTTCTCCAGTTATTCTTCCCGAGGCTGAGAATCTCGCCATCAAAGGACCTGATGACCAGGTGAACTCATATGAG GCGGTGACCGAGTGTCGAAAGGATGGGCTTGAGAGACCAACCTTGGCTACTGTAGATAAGCCCTACCAGGCCCCTTTTGCTAGGGTGACATCATTGGAGAATGCCTCGGCCAACAGTCCAGCTTACCCCCAACAGTTACCTGTGCAAGAATCTGAAtcacttgtgcatgaagagacCATTAAGGCTCCAGTACCTGAGCCGGTGTACACAGTTTCAGTTGAGGAGAGTCATGAGGTAAATGAAAAACCTCAAAACAAAGAACCAAAAGGCTTCAGGAAACTTTTGAAATTTGGCAGGAAAAGCTACACTTCAGCCTTGACCGAGGGCGCAATGCATGCTGATGCATCATCAATGGATGAAGCCACTGCAGGAGATG GTTCAATGCTGAAGAACCTCATTTCACAAGATGACCCTGGCGCTTCCTCTAAAG CTTCTCGGTCATTCTCCCTACTGTCATCGTTCCGCAGCAAGCACAAGGTCATTGTACTGTGA